In one window of Paenarthrobacter nicotinovorans DNA:
- a CDS encoding DedA family protein produces MSDLAVSTFGGAGPVQPSMASFLPDWLNPQIFLADPALAPWVVLLVCGIVFAETGLLVGFFLPGDSMLFTAGLLVATDTIKFNIWALAGLIIVSAIIGNQTGYLIGSKAGPAIFNRPDSKLFKKENVESAHAFFEKHGGKALILARFVPIIRTFVPVIVGVAQMDKRKFFIFNVIGAVLWGGGVTFLGYVLGDRIPWVSKNLDIIFIVIVLISVIPVIIEVTRGFVAKRKAAAEGTDPVEEFIEEHDGGKHGEH; encoded by the coding sequence ATGAGCGACCTTGCCGTATCCACTTTCGGGGGTGCAGGACCGGTGCAGCCCTCCATGGCTTCGTTCCTGCCCGACTGGCTCAACCCCCAGATCTTCCTGGCCGATCCTGCCCTGGCACCGTGGGTTGTACTCCTCGTGTGCGGCATCGTCTTTGCGGAGACGGGCCTGCTGGTGGGCTTCTTCCTGCCCGGCGACTCAATGCTGTTTACCGCGGGCCTGCTGGTTGCCACGGATACAATCAAGTTCAACATCTGGGCCCTGGCCGGCCTGATCATCGTCTCCGCGATCATCGGCAACCAGACGGGCTACCTCATCGGTTCCAAGGCCGGTCCAGCGATTTTCAACCGTCCGGACTCAAAGCTCTTCAAGAAAGAGAACGTCGAGAGCGCCCACGCCTTCTTCGAGAAGCACGGCGGGAAAGCGTTGATCCTGGCGCGGTTCGTCCCCATCATCCGCACGTTCGTCCCCGTCATTGTGGGCGTTGCCCAGATGGACAAGCGCAAGTTCTTCATCTTCAACGTCATCGGCGCAGTGCTGTGGGGCGGCGGCGTCACGTTCCTGGGTTACGTTCTGGGCGATCGTATCCCCTGGGTCAGCAAGAACCTGGACATCATCTTCATTGTCATCGTGCTGATCTCCGTCATCCCGGTCATCATCGAGGTCACCCGCGGCTTTGTGGCGAAGCGTAAAGCCGCAGCCGAAGGGACGGACCCGGTGGAGGAATTCATCGAAGAACATGACGGTGGGAAGCACGGCGAGCACTAA
- a CDS encoding DUF3039 domain-containing protein, translating into MFGMTTLPPDPFENDPMRELSGAGTSTSTIEREETRQEVEPGDRERFSHYVRKEKIMESALTGEPVIALCGKVWTPGRDPQKFPVCPECKEIYEGLRPGNDGGNNGGPGNSK; encoded by the coding sequence ATGTTTGGCATGACTACGCTTCCTCCGGATCCATTCGAAAACGACCCCATGCGCGAGCTTTCCGGAGCCGGAACGTCCACTTCCACCATTGAGCGTGAAGAAACACGCCAGGAAGTGGAGCCCGGCGACCGCGAGCGGTTCTCCCACTACGTCCGCAAGGAAAAGATCATGGAGTCGGCCCTGACCGGCGAGCCCGTGATTGCCTTGTGCGGCAAAGTCTGGACGCCGGGCCGCGATCCGCAGAAGTTCCCGGTCTGCCCGGAGTGCAAGGAGATTTACGAAGGCCTCCGTCCCGGCAATGACGGTGGAAACAACGGCGGCCCGGGCAACTCCAAGTAG
- the rdgB gene encoding RdgB/HAM1 family non-canonical purine NTP pyrophosphatase produces MSAASAAIGPRLVLATHNKGKLKELRELLRGQVPGLDVDTQVVDAAAAGAPDVAETGVTFAENSLLKARAVAEATGLVAIADDSGLAVDVLGGAPGIFSARWSGRHGDDTGNLNLLLAQLSDVPDQFRGAAFVCAAALAVPGTDGIAHETVEYGQLEGTLLREPRGEGGFGYDPVLQPAGMDRSCAELSSEEKNAISHRGQAFRALLPAVIAALSGTATPTQQ; encoded by the coding sequence GTGAGCGCCGCTTCAGCGGCCATCGGCCCCCGCCTCGTTCTCGCCACGCACAACAAGGGCAAGCTGAAGGAACTCCGTGAACTGCTGCGGGGCCAGGTGCCGGGCCTCGACGTCGATACCCAAGTGGTGGATGCCGCCGCAGCGGGTGCCCCCGACGTGGCAGAAACCGGCGTCACCTTTGCCGAGAATTCGCTGCTCAAGGCCCGTGCCGTGGCCGAAGCGACCGGCTTGGTTGCCATCGCCGACGACTCCGGGCTGGCAGTGGATGTCCTGGGCGGCGCACCCGGGATCTTTTCTGCCCGCTGGTCGGGCCGGCACGGCGACGACACCGGCAACCTGAACCTGCTGTTGGCACAACTGTCCGATGTTCCGGACCAGTTCCGTGGGGCAGCGTTCGTGTGCGCCGCGGCCCTGGCTGTCCCGGGGACGGATGGCATCGCCCACGAGACCGTGGAGTACGGCCAGCTGGAGGGGACGCTTCTTCGTGAGCCCCGCGGTGAAGGGGGCTTCGGTTACGATCCTGTGCTGCAACCTGCCGGCATGGATCGCAGCTGCGCCGAGCTGAGCTCCGAGGAAAAGAACGCCATCAGCCATCGTGGCCAAGCGTTCCGGGCTTTGCTGCCTGCGGTCATCGCTGCTCTTTCCGGGACCGCGACGCCGACGCAGCAGTAA
- a CDS encoding GntR family transcriptional regulator: MIDDSKPIFMQIAELIENGIVDGSLAEESQVPSTNEFAAFHRINPATAAKGVNVLVDSGILYKRRGIGMFVATGARANVIARRTEEFFEQYVKPLALEARKLGISKEQLNTMIERSSGLAPDSGTDKERSAAL, translated from the coding sequence ATGATCGATGACAGCAAACCGATCTTCATGCAGATCGCCGAACTCATCGAGAACGGAATCGTGGACGGCAGCCTGGCCGAGGAATCCCAAGTGCCTTCCACCAATGAGTTCGCAGCTTTCCACCGTATTAATCCGGCAACGGCAGCCAAGGGCGTCAACGTGCTGGTGGATTCAGGAATTCTCTACAAACGCAGGGGGATAGGGATGTTCGTGGCGACAGGGGCGCGCGCCAACGTGATAGCGCGGCGCACCGAGGAATTCTTCGAACAATACGTCAAGCCGCTGGCACTGGAAGCCCGAAAGCTGGGGATCTCGAAGGAGCAGCTGAACACCATGATTGAACGCAGTTCCGGACTCGCACCTGACTCCGGAACGGACAAGGAAAGGAGCGCGGCCCTGTGA
- a CDS encoding DEAD/DEAH box helicase gives MTETLFGGPSLPPAYPERAAWGTAPKLRAWQQEALDLYMTRNPKDFLAVATPGAGKTTFALRIATTLLDSGVVNRITIVAPTDHLKRQWADAAAKVGIAIDPNFKNSDGQHGRGFVGVAVTYAQVASKPMLHRAKTEAARTLVILDEIHHGGEALSWGDGLREAFDPAARRLSLTGTPFRSDTSPIPFVDYAEDRDGIRRSKADYTYGYGNALRDHVVRPVLFMAYSGQMRWRTSAGDEMAASLGEAAVTKDITSQAWRTALNPTGEWIPAVLAAADKRLSEVRRTVPDAGGLVIATDHDDARAYAGQLKKITGQSPTVILSDDSKASSKIEEFSAGDKRWMVAVRMVSEGVDVPRLSVGVYATSTSTPLFFAQAVGRFVRARKRGETASVFLPSVPPLMILANTMEAERDHALDRPEKDEDGLFSPEENLMAEANREDKASDELTKGKFEALDSQASFDRVLFDGGEFGTGADIGSDEELDFLGIPGLLDAEQVGTLLRQRQHEQQSRKKRQSPLAAAASPAIPDHRMLMDLRNELAKNVAAWAARTGTPHGVVHTKLREVCGGPAVAQANEEQLQARLRKLQDWFIGRK, from the coding sequence ATGACAGAAACACTTTTCGGTGGTCCTTCACTGCCTCCCGCGTATCCGGAGCGCGCAGCTTGGGGAACGGCTCCCAAGCTGCGCGCCTGGCAGCAGGAGGCACTTGACCTGTATATGACCCGCAACCCGAAGGACTTCCTCGCCGTGGCGACGCCCGGTGCAGGTAAGACCACCTTCGCCCTGCGGATTGCGACCACGCTGCTGGACAGCGGCGTGGTTAACCGCATCACCATCGTGGCGCCAACGGACCACCTCAAGAGGCAGTGGGCCGATGCTGCCGCCAAGGTGGGTATCGCCATCGATCCCAACTTCAAGAACTCCGACGGCCAGCACGGCAGGGGGTTCGTGGGCGTTGCCGTCACTTACGCACAGGTGGCCAGCAAACCAATGCTGCACCGTGCCAAGACTGAAGCCGCACGCACCCTGGTGATCCTTGATGAGATCCACCACGGTGGTGAAGCCCTGTCGTGGGGCGATGGCCTCCGTGAGGCTTTCGATCCCGCCGCCCGGCGTCTGTCCTTGACGGGTACGCCTTTCCGTTCCGACACCTCACCCATTCCTTTCGTCGATTACGCCGAGGACCGGGACGGGATCCGCAGATCCAAGGCCGATTACACGTACGGCTATGGCAACGCACTGCGGGACCACGTCGTGCGCCCCGTCCTGTTCATGGCCTACTCCGGCCAGATGCGGTGGCGAACCAGTGCCGGGGACGAAATGGCGGCTTCCTTGGGCGAGGCAGCAGTCACCAAGGACATCACCTCACAGGCTTGGCGCACAGCTCTGAATCCCACCGGGGAATGGATTCCCGCCGTCCTGGCAGCTGCGGACAAGCGCCTCAGCGAAGTCCGTCGAACAGTGCCTGACGCCGGTGGCCTGGTGATAGCCACGGACCACGATGACGCCCGCGCCTACGCCGGCCAGTTGAAGAAAATCACCGGCCAATCGCCCACAGTGATTCTCTCGGACGACTCCAAGGCATCGAGCAAGATCGAGGAGTTCTCCGCAGGGGACAAGCGCTGGATGGTCGCCGTGCGCATGGTGTCCGAAGGTGTTGACGTACCCCGCCTCTCCGTGGGCGTCTACGCCACCTCTACCTCGACCCCCTTGTTCTTTGCCCAGGCTGTCGGACGTTTTGTCCGTGCGCGCAAAAGGGGCGAAACGGCGTCGGTCTTCCTGCCGTCGGTACCGCCCTTGATGATTCTCGCCAACACCATGGAGGCCGAGCGCGACCATGCGCTGGACCGCCCTGAAAAGGACGAGGACGGACTTTTCAGTCCCGAAGAAAACCTGATGGCCGAGGCCAACCGCGAAGACAAAGCTTCCGACGAGCTCACCAAGGGCAAATTTGAGGCGTTGGACTCCCAAGCGTCCTTCGACCGTGTCCTGTTCGATGGTGGCGAGTTCGGTACCGGGGCGGACATCGGCTCCGACGAGGAACTGGACTTCCTCGGCATCCCAGGACTCCTTGATGCCGAGCAGGTGGGAACGTTGCTCCGGCAGCGCCAGCACGAGCAGCAGTCGCGCAAGAAGCGGCAGTCGCCACTGGCTGCTGCGGCTTCGCCGGCGATTCCGGACCACCGGATGCTCATGGACCTGCGCAATGAGCTGGCCAAGAACGTTGCCGCGTGGGCTGCCCGGACAGGGACGCCGCACGGGGTGGTCCACACCAAGCTGCGCGAGGTTTGCGGCGGTCCGGCTGTTGCCCAGGCCAACGAGGAGCAACTGCAGGCACGGCTTCGGAAGCTTCAGGACTGGTTCATCGGCCGGAAGTAA
- a CDS encoding nicotinate phosphoribosyltransferase produces the protein MSRAASWDHPATSLYTDHYELTMLQAALHSGAAHRRSVFEAFARRLPDGRRYGVVGGTGRLLEGIADFRFGDAELAFLEQNKVVNRETLDYLADYKFSGDIWGYAEGDAYFPNSPILIVESTFAEACILETFVLSVLNHDSAIASAASRMTSAAGTRPCIEMGSRRTQEESATAAARAAVIAGFASTSNLEAGRRYGIKTVGTAAHSFTLLHDTEREAFEAQIATFGPGTSLLVDTYDVETAVRTAVELAGDKLGAVRLDSGDLVAQAQWVRQLLDDLGNVNTRIVVTSDLDEFAIAALQSAPVDSYGVGTSLVTGSGAPTASMVYKLVSRTNDAGEFISVAKAAKNKASVGGRKYALRKLNERGRATAEVVGIGHRPEDDGNDRPLLHQFVKNGEVLPGWTGPEGVVRAKERHAATMAELPPVVNRLQRGEAAIPTIYEEN, from the coding sequence GTGAGTAGAGCCGCGTCGTGGGACCACCCCGCAACATCCTTGTACACAGACCACTACGAACTGACGATGCTGCAGGCCGCCCTGCACTCAGGTGCCGCGCATCGCCGTTCTGTGTTTGAAGCCTTCGCCCGACGGTTGCCGGATGGCCGCCGCTACGGTGTGGTGGGTGGCACGGGACGCTTGCTGGAAGGCATTGCGGACTTCAGGTTCGGCGATGCTGAACTCGCATTCCTGGAGCAGAACAAGGTAGTAAACAGGGAGACCCTGGATTACCTTGCCGACTACAAGTTCAGCGGCGACATCTGGGGATACGCCGAAGGGGATGCCTATTTCCCCAACTCCCCCATCCTCATCGTCGAATCGACTTTCGCCGAGGCCTGCATCCTTGAGACGTTCGTCCTTTCGGTCCTTAATCACGACAGCGCCATAGCCTCGGCCGCGTCACGGATGACCTCGGCGGCCGGAACCCGCCCCTGTATCGAGATGGGCTCCCGGCGCACACAGGAGGAATCGGCGACGGCGGCAGCACGCGCCGCTGTCATCGCCGGCTTCGCCAGTACCTCCAACCTTGAAGCCGGCCGGCGCTACGGCATCAAAACCGTCGGTACCGCAGCCCACTCCTTCACGCTTCTTCATGACACCGAGCGCGAGGCCTTCGAAGCCCAGATTGCCACCTTCGGTCCGGGGACTTCCCTGCTGGTCGATACCTACGACGTCGAAACTGCGGTTCGGACCGCCGTCGAGCTCGCCGGTGACAAACTCGGCGCAGTACGTCTGGACTCCGGCGACCTCGTTGCCCAGGCGCAATGGGTCCGGCAACTGCTCGATGACCTCGGCAACGTCAACACGCGCATCGTGGTGACCTCGGACCTGGACGAGTTCGCCATCGCGGCGCTGCAATCTGCCCCGGTGGACTCCTATGGCGTGGGGACGTCGCTGGTCACCGGTTCAGGCGCTCCGACGGCGAGCATGGTCTACAAGCTGGTCAGCCGCACCAACGACGCCGGTGAGTTCATCTCCGTGGCCAAGGCTGCCAAGAACAAGGCAAGCGTCGGTGGCCGCAAGTACGCCCTCCGCAAGCTCAACGAGCGCGGAAGGGCCACCGCCGAAGTCGTGGGCATCGGCCACCGCCCGGAAGATGACGGCAACGACCGTCCGCTGCTTCATCAGTTCGTCAAGAACGGCGAGGTCCTGCCGGGATGGACCGGGCCGGAAGGTGTTGTCCGCGCCAAGGAGCGCCATGCGGCAACCATGGCCGAACTGCCACCCGTAGTGAACCGCCTGCAGCGTGGCGAAGCCGCCATTCCCACCATTTACGAGGAGAACTGA
- a CDS encoding MBL fold metallo-hydrolase, with the protein MKLTIVGCTGSFPGPGSPASCYLVTAHDGEREWKIVMDLGSGALGAIQRYTDLEDIDAIFLTHLHPDHCMDLCGLHVAVRWKPGGWGRDRLPVWGPAATADRMATAYGLELDPGMHEEFDFTNWTELKPVTVGPFTVTPFAVNHPVEEAYALRVTATEPGKDGVPVTKILTYSGDTDSCQGLEDAAKGSDLFLCEAAFEEGRDDDIKDVHLTGKRAGEAATSAGAKRLLLTHIPVWTSQTKVLSEAKPVFAGDVAVAVAGVHYTI; encoded by the coding sequence GTGAAGCTGACCATTGTCGGGTGCACCGGATCCTTCCCCGGACCGGGATCGCCGGCGTCGTGCTACCTCGTCACCGCCCATGACGGCGAACGCGAGTGGAAAATCGTCATGGACCTTGGCAGCGGTGCCTTGGGTGCCATCCAGCGCTACACGGACCTTGAAGACATCGACGCGATCTTCCTCACGCACCTGCATCCTGACCACTGCATGGACCTGTGCGGCCTCCACGTCGCGGTGCGCTGGAAGCCGGGCGGCTGGGGACGGGACCGCCTTCCCGTGTGGGGCCCGGCTGCCACTGCCGACCGGATGGCCACGGCCTACGGTTTGGAGCTGGACCCGGGGATGCATGAGGAATTCGATTTCACCAACTGGACCGAGCTCAAGCCCGTCACTGTTGGTCCCTTCACCGTGACGCCGTTCGCCGTGAACCACCCGGTGGAGGAGGCCTACGCCTTGCGCGTCACGGCCACCGAACCGGGCAAGGACGGTGTCCCCGTGACCAAGATCCTGACGTATTCGGGCGACACCGATTCCTGTCAGGGACTGGAAGACGCCGCCAAGGGGTCGGACCTCTTCCTGTGCGAGGCGGCCTTTGAAGAGGGGCGGGACGACGACATCAAGGACGTCCACCTCACCGGCAAGCGTGCGGGCGAGGCTGCAACGAGTGCAGGAGCCAAACGCCTTCTCCTCACTCACATCCCCGTGTGGACGTCGCAAACAAAAGTGTTGTCCGAGGCCAAGCCAGTGTTCGCCGGGGACGTCGCCGTCGCCGTGGCCGGAGTCCACTACACGATCTAG
- a CDS encoding DUF2017 domain-containing protein, which produces MAKAFKYGLKGITGFLEPAERDLLRGLLDDVISMLDPEVRENEDPLAALIGLDMDVKQPTDRALLRLLPNVMKDDDGGSLEFRQLTERSVRESKIGALRATAMGLDKEDLVLTPEEAARWSMALNDVRLVLAERLDIRDEADAEHIHTMQDWSQAEDVESYLALVYNFTTWLQESLVQAMISARQAKS; this is translated from the coding sequence GTGGCTAAGGCATTCAAATACGGTCTTAAAGGCATCACCGGGTTCCTTGAACCGGCTGAACGTGATCTCCTCCGCGGATTGCTGGACGACGTCATCTCCATGCTGGACCCGGAAGTCCGGGAGAACGAAGACCCGCTGGCTGCCCTGATTGGCCTGGACATGGACGTTAAGCAGCCAACGGACAGGGCCCTGCTGCGGCTCCTGCCCAACGTTATGAAGGACGACGACGGCGGCTCGCTTGAGTTCCGGCAACTCACCGAACGCTCAGTCCGGGAAAGCAAAATCGGCGCCCTGCGGGCAACGGCCATGGGTTTGGACAAGGAAGACCTGGTCCTGACGCCCGAGGAGGCTGCCCGGTGGTCAATGGCTCTCAACGACGTCAGGCTTGTTCTGGCCGAACGTCTGGACATCCGCGATGAAGCGGACGCCGAGCACATCCACACCATGCAGGACTGGAGCCAGGCTGAAGATGTGGAGAGCTACTTGGCCCTGGTCTACAACTTCACTACGTGGCTGCAGGAGTCCTTGGTGCAGGCCATGATCTCTGCCAGGCAGGCAAAATCCTGA
- the clpS gene encoding ATP-dependent Clp protease adapter ClpS encodes MSPSVAFGTDIDERTEAAEQTSTDVLTAPDVPWNLVIWNDPVNLMSYVSYVFQSYFGYSESKAHKLMMEVHKKGRSIVAFGSKEQVEQHAVAMHGFGLWATVEKAASGNETPGKGGRQRG; translated from the coding sequence ATGAGCCCTAGCGTTGCGTTTGGCACGGACATCGATGAGCGGACGGAAGCTGCAGAGCAAACGTCCACTGATGTCCTGACAGCCCCTGATGTCCCCTGGAACCTGGTGATCTGGAACGATCCCGTCAACCTGATGAGCTACGTGAGCTATGTTTTCCAGAGCTACTTCGGCTACTCCGAGTCGAAAGCACACAAGTTGATGATGGAGGTCCACAAGAAGGGCCGCTCCATCGTTGCGTTCGGAAGCAAGGAACAAGTGGAGCAGCATGCGGTGGCCATGCACGGTTTTGGCCTGTGGGCCACCGTGGAGAAGGCTGCCAGTGGCAATGAAACACCCGGAAAGGGCGGCCGCCAGCGTGGCTAA
- a CDS encoding ABC transporter ATP-binding protein, with product MSDTVVEARNLFKKYKDLNALDNVNLSLPANRIYGLLGRNGAGKTTLMSVLTAQAFASSGEALVFGSGAYEDDSVLSRICFIRESQKYPDDFQPRHAFRSAALFYRNWDQKFADRLAEDFQLPVKRRIKKLSRGQLSAVGVIIGLASRAELTFFDEPYLGLDAVARQLFYDRLVEDYAEHPRTIILSSHLIDEVANLLEHVVVIDRGRIIMNADAEDIRGSAVTVSGSADKVDSFLSGRKILHRETLGSLASVTVDETLNSRERAEAQELGLELSPVSLQQLVVRKTMAGAGTKGQGAQEFADDALEAKR from the coding sequence GTGAGCGATACCGTCGTCGAGGCCCGTAACCTGTTCAAGAAATACAAGGATCTCAACGCGCTGGACAACGTCAACCTGAGCCTCCCGGCCAACCGCATCTACGGCTTGCTCGGACGTAATGGCGCCGGCAAGACCACCTTGATGTCCGTCCTTACGGCCCAGGCCTTCGCGAGTTCGGGCGAAGCCCTCGTCTTCGGCTCCGGCGCTTACGAGGACGACTCTGTGCTGTCCCGTATCTGTTTCATCCGAGAGTCCCAAAAATACCCGGATGACTTCCAGCCCAGGCACGCCTTCCGCTCCGCCGCGCTGTTCTACAGGAACTGGGACCAGAAGTTCGCGGACCGGCTGGCTGAGGACTTCCAGCTCCCCGTCAAGAGACGAATCAAAAAGCTCTCCCGCGGCCAGCTGTCCGCCGTAGGAGTCATCATCGGCCTTGCCTCACGCGCAGAACTGACGTTCTTCGACGAGCCGTACTTGGGACTCGACGCCGTAGCCCGGCAATTGTTCTATGACCGGTTGGTGGAGGACTACGCGGAACATCCGCGAACCATCATCCTGTCCTCCCACCTGATCGATGAGGTAGCCAACCTTCTGGAACACGTAGTTGTTATCGATCGGGGCCGGATCATCATGAACGCGGACGCGGAGGACATCCGTGGTTCCGCCGTGACTGTTTCCGGTTCCGCGGACAAGGTGGACTCTTTCCTCTCCGGCCGGAAGATCCTTCATCGCGAAACCCTCGGTTCCCTGGCCTCGGTGACTGTGGACGAGACGCTCAACAGCCGCGAACGCGCGGAAGCGCAGGAGCTGGGGCTTGAACTCTCGCCCGTATCCCTGCAGCAGTTGGTGGTTCGCAAAACCATGGCCGGAGCCGGCACCAAGGGACAGGGTGCCCAGGAGTTCGCAGACGACGCGTTGGAGGCAAAGCGATGA
- a CDS encoding isochorismatase family protein, producing MSRALIIVDVQNDFCEGGTLAVEGGADVAAAITEYVDANQQHFDHIVATQDWHIEPGDHFSDDPDMVDSWPPHCRARSKGAELHEDLDPEYIQAYFRKGQYTAAYSGFEGVLAPEDDVPTGDLKAGAAVEEVLDEDAIGLDDWLQSHDVEDVVIVGLATDYCVKATALDAVQAGYNTTVIAGLTAGIAGDLSDTFDEMEAAGVDVDHS from the coding sequence ATGTCCCGGGCCTTGATCATCGTTGATGTCCAGAACGACTTCTGTGAGGGTGGCACTTTGGCGGTCGAAGGCGGCGCGGATGTCGCTGCCGCGATTACGGAGTATGTGGACGCCAACCAGCAGCACTTCGATCACATCGTTGCCACGCAGGACTGGCACATCGAACCGGGCGACCATTTCTCGGACGATCCCGACATGGTGGACTCGTGGCCGCCGCACTGCCGGGCCCGAAGCAAGGGCGCCGAGCTCCATGAGGACCTTGACCCTGAGTACATCCAGGCGTACTTCCGCAAAGGACAGTACACAGCCGCTTACTCGGGCTTCGAAGGCGTCCTGGCCCCGGAAGACGATGTTCCTACCGGGGACCTGAAGGCGGGAGCAGCGGTCGAGGAAGTACTCGACGAGGACGCGATCGGGCTCGATGACTGGCTCCAGAGCCATGACGTTGAAGACGTGGTGATTGTTGGCCTGGCTACCGACTATTGCGTCAAAGCCACAGCTTTGGATGCTGTCCAGGCCGGATACAACACCACCGTGATCGCCGGCCTCACCGCGGGAATCGCCGGGGACCTCAGTGACACCTTCGACGAGATGGAAGCTGCCGGCGTCGACGTCGATCACAGTTGA
- the rph gene encoding ribonuclease PH produces the protein MTSEATATPVVRADGRTPDQLRPISITRGWSKQAEGSALIEFGNTRVLCTASLTEGVPRWLKGEGRGWVTAEYAMLPRATNTRSDRESVKGKIGGRTHEISRLIGRSLRSIIDTKALGENTIVLDCDVLQADGGTRTAAITGAYVALAEAIRFARENKLISRNAEPLVDTIAAVSVGIIDGVPMLDLPYVEDVRAETDMNVVVTGSGKFVEVQGTAEGAPFDRDELNALLDLALLGTTQLAAIQRETLAEAP, from the coding sequence ATGACTTCTGAAGCTACAGCCACACCCGTCGTCCGCGCCGATGGCCGGACCCCTGACCAACTGCGACCCATCAGTATCACCCGCGGCTGGTCCAAGCAGGCTGAGGGTTCTGCCCTGATCGAGTTCGGCAACACCCGGGTTCTGTGCACCGCTTCCCTGACCGAGGGCGTGCCACGCTGGCTCAAGGGCGAAGGCCGCGGCTGGGTGACGGCCGAATACGCCATGCTTCCCCGTGCCACGAACACCCGTTCGGACCGTGAGTCCGTCAAGGGCAAGATCGGTGGCCGCACCCACGAAATCTCCCGCCTGATCGGTCGCTCCCTGCGCTCCATCATCGATACCAAGGCACTCGGCGAGAACACGATCGTCCTGGACTGCGACGTCCTGCAGGCCGACGGCGGCACCCGCACCGCTGCCATCACTGGCGCTTACGTCGCGCTCGCCGAGGCCATCCGCTTTGCCCGGGAGAACAAGCTCATCTCCCGCAATGCCGAGCCCCTTGTGGACACCATTGCGGCGGTTTCCGTTGGCATCATCGACGGTGTCCCCATGCTGGACCTGCCCTACGTTGAAGACGTCCGCGCGGAGACCGACATGAACGTCGTCGTTACAGGCTCGGGCAAATTCGTCGAGGTCCAGGGCACCGCGGAAGGTGCTCCGTTCGACCGCGACGAACTCAATGCCCTTCTCGACCTTGCGCTGCTGGGCACAACCCAACTCGCCGCCATCCAGCGCGAAACGCTGGCGGAAGCTCCGTGA
- the murI gene encoding glutamate racemase: MAALHGKPYSRIIMTSASGSQSGATGSSAPVSTGEIVGTRPIGIFDSGVGGLTVARSIIDQLPNESILYVGDTANGPYGPLPIAEVRANALGVMDELVDSGVKLLTIACNSASAAVLRDARERYTARYGIPVIEVIQPAVRRAVSATRSGKIGVIGTSATVGSRAYEDTFAAAPDLTITSVACPAFVSFVEAGVTTGPELLAAANEYLAPLKDAGVDTVVLGCTHYPLLTGVISFVMGEDVTLVSSAEETAKDVYRALATHGIQRTGSSAPSHEFIATGDAAQFEILARRFLGPEVLSVKHVDHVAAQYPTGSLARITPEMLEAAKSGAGLGRRSYFVNPGASADAAMGRGL, encoded by the coding sequence ATGGCCGCACTCCACGGGAAGCCTTATTCTCGAATAATCATGACTTCAGCATCGGGTTCACAAAGCGGCGCTACGGGCAGTAGCGCCCCCGTCAGCACAGGGGAAATCGTGGGAACGCGCCCGATCGGTATTTTTGATTCCGGCGTGGGCGGATTGACGGTGGCACGATCCATTATCGACCAGCTGCCCAACGAATCCATACTCTACGTTGGCGATACTGCCAACGGACCGTACGGTCCGCTCCCGATTGCAGAGGTCCGCGCCAACGCCCTTGGCGTGATGGACGAACTCGTGGACTCCGGAGTGAAGCTCCTGACCATTGCCTGCAACTCGGCATCGGCGGCTGTGCTTCGCGATGCGAGGGAAAGGTACACGGCCCGGTACGGCATCCCGGTGATTGAAGTGATTCAACCGGCTGTCCGCCGTGCGGTTTCAGCCACCCGGTCCGGAAAGATCGGCGTCATCGGAACATCTGCCACGGTGGGTTCACGAGCATATGAGGACACCTTTGCCGCTGCTCCGGACCTCACCATCACCTCCGTGGCCTGCCCGGCTTTTGTGAGTTTCGTGGAGGCTGGCGTCACCACCGGACCTGAGCTCCTGGCGGCCGCCAACGAGTATCTCGCCCCGCTCAAGGATGCCGGCGTGGACACCGTCGTCCTCGGATGCACGCACTATCCCTTGCTGACCGGGGTCATCTCGTTCGTCATGGGTGAGGACGTCACGCTGGTTTCCAGTGCGGAAGAAACCGCCAAGGACGTCTACCGGGCCCTGGCCACCCACGGTATCCAGCGCACCGGGTCGAGTGCGCCGAGCCACGAGTTCATCGCCACCGGGGACGCTGCGCAGTTTGAGATACTGGCGCGCCGTTTCCTGGGACCCGAAGTCCTCTCCGTGAAGCATGTCGACCACGTGGCAGCGCAGTATCCCACCGGCAGCCTCGCCCGGATCACCCCCGAGATGCTGGAAGCAGCCAAGTCCGGTGCCGGCCTTGGCCGCCGCTCGTATTTCGTGAACCCCGGAGCGAGCGCGGACGCAGCCATGGGGCGTGGCTTGTGA